A section of the Thauera chlorobenzoica genome encodes:
- the dcd gene encoding dCTP deaminase, producing MSIKSDKWIRRMAETAAMIEPFAPELVRANGSGRIVSYGTSSYGYDVRVANEFKIFTNINSTIVDPKDFDARNFVDFIGEVCIIPPNSFALARTVEYFRIPRSVLTVCLGKSTYARCGIIVNVTPLEPEWEGHVTLEFSNTTPLPAKIYANEGVAQMLFFESDETCETSYKDRGGKYLGQTGVTLPKI from the coding sequence ATGTCGATCAAGTCCGACAAATGGATCCGCCGCATGGCCGAAACGGCCGCCATGATCGAGCCGTTCGCGCCGGAACTGGTGCGGGCCAATGGCAGCGGACGCATCGTTTCCTACGGCACGTCGAGCTATGGCTACGATGTGCGGGTGGCGAACGAATTCAAGATCTTCACCAACATCAACTCCACGATCGTCGATCCGAAGGATTTCGATGCGCGCAACTTCGTCGACTTCATCGGCGAGGTGTGCATCATTCCGCCGAACTCCTTCGCCCTGGCGCGCACGGTGGAGTATTTCCGCATCCCGCGCAGCGTACTGACGGTATGCCTGGGCAAAAGCACCTATGCGCGCTGCGGCATCATCGTGAACGTCACCCCGCTCGAGCCCGAGTGGGAGGGGCACGTGACGCTGGAGTTTTCCAACACCACCCCCTTGCCGGCCAAGATCTACGCCAACGAAGGGGTGGCCCAGATGCTGTTCTTCGAATCCGATGAAACCTGCGAGACTTCGTACAAGGACCGTGGCGGCAAGTACCTGGGCCAGACCGGCGTCACACTGCCGAAAATTTGA